The stretch of DNA TTTTCAAAAAACGAGATAAAAACCCAGATGGATTATGGCTATACAGACAAGGCTGTTGAATTCGTTATTATAAAAACAAATAAAATCGATCAGGTGCCAAAAATCTTAAACTTTATTTCCACTCAAAAATTTGCCTATCAAACAGGCATAGGGGTTGATTCTGTCAGATTCAGGCTTTCTGAAAAAAGACTGAATAGAATAAGAATGTCGATCTTTAAAGAAGCGCTTATAAAATCAAAAAATCTCCTTAGACTGATCAACAAAACAATGAACGGTGGCTATAAGATTTCTTTGGTTGATGTTAGATATAACTTTTCCAATGTTGTTGCACCAATAGATGCCAATATGTTTTTCAGAAGTGCGCCAAAAAAAGGTTTTAAGCTTTCTAAAGGTCAGCGTACGGTTGAAGCTGTTGTTAATTTTTCAGCAAAAAAGCCTTTAAAAAAATGAGAATTGCTGTAGTTGGCGGAGGGGTTTCGGGTCTTTCTGTAGCATTTTTGATCAAACGGTATATTACCGATGATGTTTTTGTATTAGAACAGTCCGATATTGGTGGAAAGGCCTTCAGTGTTAAAGAAAACGGATATCTTATCGAAACTGGTCCTAACGGTTTTCTGGAAAACAGGGAACATATAAAAAAATTAGTAGAGTTAAGCGGTTTTGATAAGAATATAATCCAGAGCAATAGATTTGCCGATAAAAGGTTTATATACGATGGAAAGCTGCATCTATTGCCAAAAAACCCATTGAAACTGCTCTTTGATGATTTGCTTTCTTTGAAAGACAAAGCCTTAATTTTAAAAGAACCGTTTGTAAAACCAGTCTTTGAAGATGAAACGGTGTCTGATTTTGTGAAACGCAGACTTGGAAAAGGCATGCTTGATAAACTGATTGGGCCGATGGTATGTGGCGTGTTTGCAGGAGATCCAGAATTTTTAAGTATGGATGAAAACTTTTCAAGAATCAAGCAGATTGAACGACGATACGGCTCTCTAATTAAAGGATTGGTTGACTTAGTGAAACAAAAAAAGGCAAGAGCAGGCTCTACAGCAGGGAGCTTTGCTTCACGCCTTTTGTCATTTAAAAATGGTGTGGGTAGCTTTGTTTTGCATCTTGCAGGTAGATTGAATGTTGTGTTTGATAGGGTTCTTTCTTTTTCAAAAGAGGGTGGGGGCTATAGATTATTCTGCAAAAACGGTGATTTCTATGTTGACAGGGTCGTTTTTGCCATTCCAGCTTTTGAGCTATCCAGGCTGTTTTTGTTTGATGTAGAATTTAAAAGAATACTTGATGATATTCCTTATGCGCCTTTGAGTGTGGTGACTTTAGGCTTTGATAGAAAACTTCTACCCGATATTGTAAACTCGTTTGGATATCTGTTTGCCTTATCAAAGATCAACGATGTGATAGGCGTTTTGTTTGATAGCTCAATTTTTTC from Hippea jasoniae encodes:
- the hemG gene encoding protoporphyrinogen oxidase; translated protein: MRIAVVGGGVSGLSVAFLIKRYITDDVFVLEQSDIGGKAFSVKENGYLIETGPNGFLENREHIKKLVELSGFDKNIIQSNRFADKRFIYDGKLHLLPKNPLKLLFDDLLSLKDKALILKEPFVKPVFEDETVSDFVKRRLGKGMLDKLIGPMVCGVFAGDPEFLSMDENFSRIKQIERRYGSLIKGLVDLVKQKKARAGSTAGSFASRLLSFKNGVGSFVLHLAGRLNVVFDRVLSFSKEGGGYRLFCKNGDFYVDRVVFAIPAFELSRLFLFDVEFKRILDDIPYAPLSVVTLGFDRKLLPDIVNSFGYLFALSKINDVIGVLFDSSIFSNRSDDDKFLIRLMVGGALRKEAAYKKDLLSVALKELNRSAGIFAPPEFIKIIRHPMAIPQYGLKHKDVKEKIAEIEERFPNLYITGNAFFGVGLDDCIKASFEVLERIKAG